The DNA window CGTCGGAGAGCACATGGGACGGATCCGCGGGCCGCGTGACCTCGGCGTGAGCGGCGCCGCGCTGGACCGCCTGATCGCCCGCCAGCGGGACTACTTCCGGGACCGTGACCAAGCCGTCGAATGGAAGGTGCGGGCCCACGACCTGCCCGCCGAACTGCCCGAGCGGCTTGTCGCGGCCGGATTCGTGGCGCAGGGGCCGTCAACGGTGCTGATCGGCGTCGCTGAGGAGGTGGCAACCGAGCCGGTCCTGCCGGACGGCGTCGTGCTGCGGCGGGTGAGCGAGGCCGGCGACCTGCGCCGCATCGCCGACCACGAGACAGTGGTGTGGGGGTTCGACCTCTCCTGGGTCGCAGGTCACCTCGGCGCCCACGTGAAGGCCGACCCGGACCACATCACCATCCTGGTCGCGGAGACCGATGATCAAATCGTCTGCGCGGCGTGGACGATCTACAGCCCGGGCACCGACTTCGGCGCGCTGCTTGGCGGCACGACCCTGGAGCAGTGGCGGGGGCGCGGACTCTACCGGGCGATCCTCGCGGCGCGTGCCCGGGAGGCGGCCGCCCGTGGCTTCCGGCTGCTGCACGTCGACGCGTCCCCGGACAGCGCGCCGATCCTGCGCCGGTGCGGCTTCCACGAGGTCACCACGTCCCGCCATTACCAGTGGACCCCACCGGCGAAGGCGGTGGAGTGAGACGCCGGGAAGCGGGCATCCGAGGATCTCCGATCTGTCGAGCGTGAGGTGGTCGTGATGCCGGAGTGGCTCCAGGCCGGAGGGTGGGGGCTGCTGGCCGGCTCGGCGCTGCTCGTCGGCGCCGCCGTCGGGTACCTGGCGCGGGTGCCGCGGCAGGTGGTGGCGACGGTGATGGGCTTCGGCGCGGGCGTGCTGCTGTCCGCGGTCGCCTTCGAGCTCATCGACGAAGCCCACGAGCGGGCCGGCATGCTGCCCACCGTGCTCGGCGCGGTGGCCGGGGCGGTGATCTACACCGGCTGCAACGTGCTGCTCGCCCGGCACGGCGCCCGGCATCGCAAACGGTCCGGGCAGCAGCAACCCTCCGAACAGGAGCAGACCGGCTCCGGCACCGCCCTGGCGCTCGGCGCGCTGCTCGACGGCATCCCGGAGTCGATCGTCATCGGGACGAGCCTGCTCGGCGGCGGGTCGGTCGGGGTCGTCACCGTCGCCGCGGTCTTCATCAGCAACGTTCCCGAGGGTCTGTCCAGCGCCGCGGGCATGCGTAACGCCGGACGCAGCCCGCGGTACGTCTTCGGCCTGTGGACCGCGAT is part of the Actinoplanes missouriensis 431 genome and encodes:
- a CDS encoding acetyltransferase, translating into MVDTAALLAAYDAQMRMPPGTVPAGEIHEHDGPLLRIVGEHMGRIRGPRDLGVSGAALDRLIARQRDYFRDRDQAVEWKVRAHDLPAELPERLVAAGFVAQGPSTVLIGVAEEVATEPVLPDGVVLRRVSEAGDLRRIADHETVVWGFDLSWVAGHLGAHVKADPDHITILVAETDDQIVCAAWTIYSPGTDFGALLGGTTLEQWRGRGLYRAILAARAREAAARGFRLLHVDASPDSAPILRRCGFHEVTTSRHYQWTPPAKAVE
- a CDS encoding ZIP family metal transporter; protein product: MPEWLQAGGWGLLAGSALLVGAAVGYLARVPRQVVATVMGFGAGVLLSAVAFELIDEAHERAGMLPTVLGAVAGAVIYTGCNVLLARHGARHRKRSGQQQPSEQEQTGSGTALALGALLDGIPESIVIGTSLLGGGSVGVVTVAAVFISNVPEGLSSAAGMRNAGRSPRYVFGLWTAIAVISGIAAIVGYTLLGGAPAAVLAAITALAGGAILAMVADTMIPEAFENAHLLIGLVTVAGFLVAFALSHAGG